In a single window of the Acetivibrio clariflavus DSM 19732 genome:
- a CDS encoding L-lactate MFS transporter, with product MGQNSTPIKTQNRVLPLIAGILIQMCCGTAYIWGVFQSYLIITNSTPNALFNWSPTYGTLAYALLLSMLTVGSVTGGKSQQSGKVQPKTIIVIGGLVMGVGFLLAQFTTNSTPWLLWLSYGIMGGIGMGMVYTTTIAVCQKWYPDHRGMVTGIIVSALGAGTVIFTQLSEIVIPSLGVLKTFGLLGVVFIVICTLGSFFIKNPPEDFKPAGWNPPTPKDGQNSKNFLPIEALKTPQLYLTAAALLFATTAGSMVIPMAKVFGLSNGLAESVAAAGVLIIGACNSLGRFIWGLVSDKFGRKNTLIVLLIITAVSIIALSFVPKALILFMFAVVGFTYGGFLGVFPSLTADFYGTKYVATIYGIVLSGFGIGAVASAFIVGELSKIKAFSTAFAIAAVAAAISFVIVLTLKAPKEKVN from the coding sequence ATGGGCCAAAATTCCACACCAATTAAAACACAAAATCGTGTCTTACCTTTGATTGCAGGTATCTTGATTCAGATGTGCTGCGGCACAGCTTATATCTGGGGAGTATTTCAATCTTATCTGATTATTACAAATAGTACTCCCAATGCACTTTTCAATTGGTCGCCAACTTATGGAACACTGGCTTATGCACTGTTATTGAGCATGCTTACCGTAGGAAGTGTTACCGGAGGAAAAAGTCAGCAATCAGGAAAAGTTCAGCCAAAAACAATTATTGTTATTGGTGGATTGGTAATGGGAGTCGGATTTTTACTTGCCCAATTTACAACCAATTCTACACCTTGGCTTCTCTGGCTGTCGTATGGTATCATGGGCGGAATAGGTATGGGAATGGTTTATACAACTACCATTGCAGTTTGTCAAAAATGGTATCCTGATCATAGGGGTATGGTAACAGGGATTATTGTTTCAGCCCTTGGTGCAGGTACTGTAATATTTACTCAATTATCGGAAATAGTAATTCCTAGCCTTGGAGTTTTAAAGACTTTTGGACTTCTGGGTGTAGTATTTATAGTGATTTGTACATTAGGTTCCTTTTTTATAAAGAATCCGCCGGAAGACTTTAAACCTGCCGGTTGGAATCCTCCAACTCCTAAAGATGGGCAGAACAGCAAGAATTTCTTACCTATTGAAGCATTAAAAACACCCCAGCTTTATCTAACAGCTGCTGCATTATTGTTTGCAACCACTGCAGGTTCAATGGTAATTCCTATGGCAAAAGTATTCGGTTTGTCAAATGGGTTGGCAGAATCGGTTGCTGCAGCTGGAGTTCTGATTATTGGAGCTTGTAATTCTTTAGGAAGGTTTATATGGGGATTGGTATCAGATAAATTTGGCAGAAAGAATACTCTTATAGTTCTTTTGATTATAACAGCGGTTTCAATAATAGCTTTGTCTTTTGTTCCAAAAGCCTTAATTCTCTTTATGTTCGCAGTGGTTGGATTTACTTACGGTGGATTCCTTGGTGTATTTCCATCGCTTACAGCAGACTTTTATGGAACTAAATATGTTGCTACCATATATGGAATAGTACTCTCCGGCTTTGGAATAGGTGCTGTTGCATCAGCCTTTATTGTAGGTGAGTTGAGTAAAATAAAGGCTTTCTCGACAGCGTTTGCAATTGCGGCAGTTGCTGCAGCCATTTCCTTTGTTATAGTTTTGACTCTTAAAGCACCTAAAGAAAAAGTAAATTAA